Proteins found in one Labrenzia sp. VG12 genomic segment:
- a CDS encoding iron ABC transporter permease gives MSETTAPQRLPQPPVWSVLHRAAAGNREPLARLVIGGLALTTILVMLGSLATGPISVPVLDVVQRLPGHVLAGADGVPVGISIRDWIVIMDIRLPRVVLGALVGAALAVSGAVMQGLFRNPLADPGIVGVSAGAGLGAALFIVLGNAALAPAMALLGIYAVPLAAFVGGLITTLLLYRIGTRGGVTSVATLLLAGIALGALTGAVTGLLVYAADDQQLRDLQFWGLGSLAGSNWEKVLSAAPIILAMLVCVPLLARGLNALTLGEAAASHIGIRVQRLKNLSIVLVAAATGASVAVSGGIGFVGIVVPHLLRLTIGPDHRYLLPASALLGACLLIAADTLARTIVAPAEMPIGIITAFAGAPFFLWILLRKRGLMGL, from the coding sequence ATGAGCGAGACAACGGCACCACAACGCCTGCCGCAGCCGCCGGTCTGGAGCGTGTTGCACCGGGCCGCGGCAGGGAACCGGGAGCCCCTTGCGCGTCTGGTGATCGGGGGGCTGGCGCTGACCACGATCCTGGTCATGCTGGGCAGCCTTGCGACCGGGCCGATCTCCGTTCCGGTCCTGGACGTGGTGCAGCGGTTGCCCGGTCATGTGCTTGCGGGTGCAGACGGCGTGCCGGTGGGTATTTCGATCCGCGACTGGATCGTGATCATGGACATCCGGTTGCCACGCGTGGTGCTCGGCGCTCTGGTCGGTGCGGCTCTGGCTGTTTCCGGCGCGGTCATGCAGGGGCTCTTCCGAAACCCGCTGGCGGACCCGGGGATCGTGGGGGTTTCCGCTGGCGCCGGTCTCGGCGCGGCGCTCTTCATCGTCCTGGGCAATGCGGCTCTGGCACCGGCCATGGCCTTGCTCGGGATCTATGCGGTTCCGCTTGCCGCCTTTGTCGGCGGTCTGATCACCACCTTGCTGCTTTACCGGATCGGCACGCGGGGTGGCGTCACCTCCGTTGCGACCTTGCTGCTTGCCGGTATTGCCCTCGGTGCCCTGACGGGTGCGGTCACCGGGCTCCTGGTCTACGCGGCCGATGACCAGCAATTGCGCGACCTCCAGTTCTGGGGACTTGGCTCTCTCGCCGGGTCTAACTGGGAAAAGGTCCTGTCCGCGGCACCGATCATCCTGGCCATGCTGGTCTGCGTGCCGCTCCTTGCCAGAGGGCTCAACGCCCTGACACTTGGTGAAGCGGCTGCCAGCCATATCGGTATTCGGGTTCAGCGCCTGAAGAATCTCAGCATTGTCCTCGTCGCCGCAGCGACAGGCGCATCGGTTGCCGTCAGTGGCGGCATCGGGTTTGTCGGCATCGTGGTGCCGCATCTCCTGCGCCTGACCATCGGGCCGGATCATCGCTATCTGCTGCCGGCCTCGGCGCTGTTGGGAGCGTGCCTCCTGATTGCCGCCGATACGCTGGCCCGAACGATTGTGGCCCCGGCCGAAATGCCGATCGGCATCATCACCGCCTTTGCCGGTGCGCCATTCTTCTTGTGGATCCTGCTGCGCAAGCGCGGGCTGATGGGCCTTTGA
- a CDS encoding hemin ABC transporter substrate-binding protein: MNSLLRNRVCSLAAALTLTVAALITPARSLLAETSAGVDATRIVAIGGSVTEIVFALGEQDRLIARDTTSIHPEAAGRLPDVGYIRALSPEGVLSVDPDLLLMLEGSGPQETVDVLKKSGIAIADVPEAFTAEGIVNKVRAVGAALDAADKAEALAERLEADLAAAQKEAAGKARGVRVLFILSTKGGRILASGRDTAADGILHLAGAENAVADFPGYKQLSDEAILSAAPDVVLMMDRTGDHGATADDLFTHPALSQTPAGKNNRLIKMGGQYLLGFGPRTAEAIRDLARQLAAIRS, from the coding sequence ATGAACAGCCTCCTTCGTAACCGGGTTTGCAGCCTTGCTGCTGCGCTCACGCTGACGGTCGCCGCGCTGATCACGCCGGCGCGCTCGCTTCTGGCGGAGACCTCCGCAGGGGTGGACGCCACGCGCATCGTTGCCATTGGCGGGTCGGTGACGGAAATCGTCTTCGCGCTCGGTGAACAGGACCGGCTGATTGCGCGCGACACGACCAGCATTCACCCGGAAGCCGCCGGCCGGCTGCCGGATGTCGGCTATATCAGGGCCCTGTCGCCGGAAGGGGTTCTGTCTGTCGATCCGGATCTCCTGTTGATGCTGGAAGGCAGCGGTCCGCAGGAAACCGTCGATGTTCTGAAAAAGTCCGGTATTGCCATTGCGGACGTGCCGGAGGCGTTCACGGCGGAAGGGATCGTCAACAAGGTGCGGGCCGTCGGCGCAGCCCTTGATGCGGCCGACAAGGCCGAGGCTCTGGCGGAACGCCTGGAAGCCGATCTTGCGGCTGCCCAGAAGGAGGCTGCCGGCAAGGCACGCGGTGTCCGGGTGCTGTTCATCCTGTCGACCAAGGGCGGCCGTATTCTGGCTTCCGGCCGGGACACGGCTGCGGACGGCATTCTGCATCTGGCCGGTGCGGAAAACGCTGTCGCTGATTTTCCCGGATACAAGCAGCTCAGCGATGAGGCGATCCTGAGCGCTGCGCCTGACGTGGTGCTGATGATGGACCGGACCGGCGATCATGGTGCGACTGCCGACGACCTGTTCACCCATCCCGCCCTTTCCCAGACCCCGGCCGGCAAGAACAACCGGTTGATCAAGATGGGCGGTCAGTATCTGCTCGGCTTCGGACCACGCACCGCGGAAGCCATCCGCGACCTTGCCCGGCAGCTCGCCGCGATCAGGAGCTGA
- a CDS encoding hemin-degrading factor gives MKAEQIAAETRPGAADIRQAREQNPKMRERDLARLLGISEAEFVASLVGHGARRIAPDFEALFSGLQRVGEVMALTRNESAVLEKIGPFEKFVNGKRAALMLGEQIDTRMFPANWVHGYAVEKDDGKDVRRSLQFFDAHGDAVQKIHARPATDLAAWTALVETLLLDDQTPDVLPDVTDAEPFTRKLPSDGVQETLRERWQGMTDPHQFHGLLKDLDIDRVSAFELAGEAWAWPLDRGSVPALLRLAASEGIPIMCFVGNRGCIQIHSGAISTVMDKGPWINVMDPAFHLHLRTDHIYEVWAVRKPADVGHVTSIEAYDSDGQQIIQFFGVRGEGNRERADWRGLAENLPKLDRAIQLGAAE, from the coding sequence ATGAAAGCCGAACAGATTGCCGCTGAAACCAGGCCAGGTGCCGCTGACATTCGTCAGGCGCGGGAGCAGAATCCGAAGATGCGCGAGCGCGACCTGGCGCGGCTGCTGGGCATCTCCGAGGCCGAGTTCGTTGCCAGTCTTGTCGGCCATGGCGCCCGGCGAATCGCGCCCGATTTCGAGGCCCTGTTTTCAGGACTGCAAAGGGTCGGCGAGGTGATGGCACTGACCCGGAACGAAAGCGCGGTTCTTGAAAAGATCGGTCCTTTCGAGAAATTCGTGAACGGCAAGCGCGCGGCGCTGATGCTGGGCGAACAGATCGACACACGCATGTTCCCGGCAAACTGGGTGCATGGCTATGCGGTCGAAAAAGACGACGGCAAGGACGTGCGACGGTCGCTTCAGTTCTTCGACGCCCATGGCGATGCGGTGCAGAAAATCCATGCGCGCCCGGCGACGGACCTGGCCGCCTGGACAGCACTTGTCGAGACCCTGCTGCTCGACGACCAGACCCCTGACGTTCTGCCGGATGTAACCGACGCCGAACCGTTCACCCGCAAGCTGCCGTCTGACGGGGTCCAGGAGACGCTGCGCGAACGCTGGCAGGGAATGACCGACCCGCATCAGTTCCACGGGCTGCTGAAGGATCTCGACATCGACAGGGTCAGCGCCTTTGAACTGGCCGGAGAGGCCTGGGCCTGGCCGCTTGATCGGGGTTCCGTTCCGGCCCTGTTGCGGCTGGCCGCATCGGAAGGCATTCCCATCATGTGTTTTGTCGGCAACCGTGGCTGCATCCAGATCCATTCCGGCGCGATTTCAACCGTGATGGACAAGGGACCCTGGATCAACGTCATGGATCCGGCGTTTCATCTGCATCTCAGAACCGACCACATTTATGAGGTCTGGGCCGTGCGCAAGCCGGCCGATGTCGGTCACGTCACCTCGATCGAGGCCTATGACAGCGACGGCCAGCAGATCATCCAGTTCTTCGGCGTGCGCGGCGAAGGCAATCGCGAGCGTGCCGACTGGCGCGGGCTGGCCGAGAACCTGCCGAAACTCGACCGGGCCATCCAGTTGGGAGCGGCAGAATGA
- a CDS encoding TonB-dependent receptor domain-containing protein, with product MGLKKTSHSRLMGGVALWVLAFNGGAAAEDITADEAATPLQRIVVGTGVDKVAIDTPQAVTVLDQDAIDEQQPRTIGDVFREIPGVTPIGSNSVLGESINIRGIGEALSGDETRIIMQVDGVNKFYEQYRMGSFFSDPELYKQVEVLRGPASSTLYGSGAMGGVVTFTTKDASDFLDPGDLLGGRLKTSWDSNGNGWLGSAIIAAEPVKNLELLGALNYRQSQDLKDGHGNKIDDTDFSSINGLIKARYTFGENDDQSVFASYQNWSSDEDNQNYDQIAWGTGFGDVDRKVTDQTAILGYENAFSGNDLLDVKAQVSWSDTRVKQKNQDQICFSPTFCYYPFGYNSEYSYETYQAKIDNVATFALSDTWMAYLTTGLDGQYQERRNPRDFGSYTRSGSGSHPEGETKNAGVYAQAEFIWNDRVTLIPGMRIDYSNVHVGSYVNSSGNRVTLNEDKTKFGYSPKLAAMVKMTDWLGVFGSVAHTERLPSLDEVFSNYTVNAIKKEQSNNFEAGFTLSFDDLVRDGDAFRLKGTAFRNNITNYYASYWNGTAVVTEVIPKTRYEGLELEASYWTETVYGSLGASLIRGENVSTGGFMNAVPADNAFLKIGYVHRPWNLDFGWKGDFYAAQDRVGDDEDKTAGYVLHNLYAAWKPTEGHLAGSEVRFNIDNVFDKSYRHHLSEDEGAGRSFKLSFAKTF from the coding sequence ATGGGGCTCAAGAAGACCAGTCACAGCCGCCTTATGGGCGGTGTTGCCCTTTGGGTATTGGCTTTTAATGGCGGGGCAGCCGCTGAGGACATCACGGCGGACGAGGCAGCGACGCCGCTGCAGAGAATTGTGGTCGGCACGGGCGTCGACAAGGTCGCCATCGACACGCCGCAGGCTGTCACCGTTCTGGATCAGGACGCCATCGACGAGCAGCAACCGCGCACCATTGGCGACGTCTTCCGGGAAATTCCGGGCGTCACCCCGATCGGATCCAACTCGGTGCTGGGCGAAAGCATCAACATTCGCGGCATCGGGGAAGCGCTGTCCGGCGACGAAACCCGCATCATCATGCAGGTCGACGGGGTCAACAAGTTCTACGAACAGTACCGGATGGGCTCGTTCTTTTCCGATCCGGAGCTCTACAAGCAGGTTGAGGTCCTGCGCGGACCGGCCTCCTCAACGCTCTACGGGTCCGGCGCCATGGGCGGTGTTGTCACCTTCACCACCAAGGACGCCAGCGATTTCCTCGACCCGGGCGACCTACTCGGCGGCCGCCTGAAGACCTCCTGGGATTCCAATGGCAATGGCTGGCTCGGCAGTGCGATCATCGCGGCCGAACCAGTCAAGAACCTGGAGTTGCTCGGTGCGCTCAACTATCGCCAGTCCCAGGACCTGAAGGATGGCCATGGCAATAAGATCGACGACACGGATTTTTCCTCGATCAACGGCCTCATCAAGGCCCGCTACACGTTCGGCGAAAACGACGATCAGTCGGTCTTTGCAAGCTACCAGAACTGGTCGAGCGACGAGGACAACCAGAATTACGACCAGATTGCCTGGGGCACCGGCTTTGGCGACGTCGACCGGAAAGTGACCGATCAGACCGCGATTTTGGGCTATGAGAACGCCTTTTCCGGCAACGATCTCCTTGATGTCAAAGCCCAGGTCAGCTGGTCGGACACAAGGGTGAAACAGAAGAACCAGGATCAGATCTGTTTCAGCCCCACCTTCTGCTACTACCCGTTCGGCTATAATTCCGAATACTCCTACGAGACCTATCAGGCCAAGATCGACAACGTCGCCACCTTCGCGCTGAGCGACACCTGGATGGCCTATCTGACGACCGGCCTCGACGGCCAGTATCAGGAACGGCGCAATCCGCGTGACTTCGGCTCCTATACCCGCAGCGGCTCGGGCTCCCACCCGGAAGGGGAAACCAAAAATGCCGGTGTCTATGCCCAGGCGGAATTCATCTGGAACGATCGCGTCACCCTGATCCCGGGCATGCGCATCGACTACAGCAACGTTCACGTCGGCAGCTATGTCAACAGCAGCGGCAACAGGGTGACCCTCAACGAGGACAAGACCAAGTTCGGCTATTCGCCGAAACTGGCCGCAATGGTCAAGATGACCGACTGGCTCGGCGTTTTCGGTTCGGTTGCCCACACCGAGCGCCTGCCCTCCCTCGACGAGGTCTTCTCCAACTACACGGTCAATGCGATCAAGAAGGAGCAGTCGAACAATTTCGAGGCCGGGTTCACCCTCTCCTTTGATGATCTGGTCCGCGACGGCGACGCCTTCCGGCTGAAGGGCACGGCCTTCCGCAACAACATCACCAACTATTATGCCAGCTACTGGAACGGCACGGCGGTGGTCACCGAGGTGATCCCGAAAACCCGTTACGAGGGCCTGGAACTGGAGGCTTCCTATTGGACCGAGACGGTCTACGGCTCTCTCGGGGCTTCCCTGATCCGCGGCGAGAATGTGAGCACGGGCGGCTTCATGAATGCCGTGCCAGCCGACAATGCCTTCTTGAAGATCGGCTATGTGCACCGGCCCTGGAACCTCGATTTCGGCTGGAAAGGCGACTTCTACGCCGCCCAGGACCGGGTCGGCGACGACGAGGACAAGACCGCAGGATACGTCCTGCACAATCTCTATGCCGCCTGGAAACCCACCGAGGGGCACCTGGCCGGCAGCGAAGTCCGGTTCAACATCGACAATGTCTTTGACAAGTCCTACCGCCATCACCTCAGCGAGGATGAAGGCGCGGGCCGCAGCTTCAAGCTGAGTTTTGCCAAGACGTTTTAA
- a CDS encoding MotA/TolQ/ExbB proton channel family protein → MLSDILLHISSLLQLGGPVVTVIAGLSVIALALILVKGFEFTSCRIGTSKRAAEATTLWLSGRPGEARACLSGAKSAAEKSVLTALQLLETRTPRDEIEDHISVAATRDLHQFSKGVRALEAIAQIAPLIGLFGTVLGMIEAFQALQSAGSNVDPSALAGGIWVALMTTAAGLGVAMPVSLVVSWLEGRLEAERVDIETLTSTLLLKQAAPAPAELRSVREPSLSYAH, encoded by the coding sequence ATGCTGTCAGACATCCTTTTGCATATCAGCTCGCTGCTGCAGCTCGGCGGCCCCGTCGTCACCGTGATCGCCGGCCTTTCCGTCATCGCGCTTGCCCTGATCCTGGTGAAAGGGTTCGAGTTCACCAGCTGCCGCATCGGCACCAGCAAAAGAGCTGCTGAAGCCACAACGCTCTGGCTGTCCGGCCGGCCGGGAGAGGCTAGGGCCTGCCTTTCCGGCGCAAAGAGCGCGGCGGAAAAATCGGTTCTGACCGCCTTGCAGCTGCTGGAGACCCGCACGCCCCGGGACGAAATCGAAGATCATATCAGCGTCGCCGCCACCCGCGACCTGCACCAGTTTTCAAAAGGTGTACGTGCGCTGGAAGCCATCGCCCAGATCGCACCGCTGATCGGCCTCTTCGGCACGGTGCTTGGCATGATCGAAGCGTTCCAGGCGTTGCAGTCGGCAGGCAGCAATGTCGACCCTTCCGCGCTGGCCGGCGGCATCTGGGTTGCCCTCATGACCACGGCCGCCGGCCTTGGTGTGGCCATGCCGGTCTCGCTGGTCGTCTCCTGGCTGGAAGGCCGGCTCGAGGCGGAGCGGGTCGACATCGAGACATTGACCTCGACGCTGCTTCTGAAGCAGGCCGCTCCGGCACCAGCTGAGCTTCGAAGCGTTCGAGAGCCGTCGCTTTCCTATGCGCATTGA
- a CDS encoding biopolymer transporter ExbD, translating into MRKQKPISLTPLVDVIFLLLLFFMLSSTFTTFGQLEIGAPGGSGGTAELPKALLVLEGDWLQLNGQTILEEDLLLEAQSLRDTDIDSLLVLVRGSTSTQQLVTVMTQLKELDWLTTTVAEGR; encoded by the coding sequence GTGCGAAAACAAAAGCCGATTTCCCTGACGCCGCTGGTCGACGTGATCTTCCTGTTGCTGCTGTTTTTCATGCTCTCCTCCACGTTCACGACCTTCGGACAGCTTGAAATCGGCGCCCCCGGTGGCAGCGGTGGAACCGCCGAACTGCCCAAGGCCCTGCTGGTACTGGAGGGGGACTGGCTGCAACTGAATGGCCAGACGATCCTGGAAGAGGATCTGTTGCTGGAGGCTCAGTCCCTGCGCGACACGGATATCGACAGTCTGCTTGTTCTTGTCCGCGGCAGCACCAGCACGCAGCAACTCGTCACCGTCATGACGCAGCTGAAAGAGCTGGACTGGCTGACGACGACCGTTGCGGAGGGCCGATGA
- a CDS encoding biopolymer transporter ExbD has protein sequence MIKVPRKPAKRPMETTISLINIVFLMLIFFLVAGRLAPPQDADVKLSKANAPALPPPDALYAHADGSLRYRERTVNAEDYLAQQNKDGGEGAAIRLAADRALKATDLLQHVSALYRAGAKSVVIVTRTGTE, from the coding sequence ATGATCAAAGTGCCTCGCAAACCCGCGAAGCGGCCCATGGAAACGACGATCTCGCTGATCAACATCGTCTTCCTGATGCTGATCTTCTTTCTGGTCGCCGGCCGGCTCGCGCCGCCGCAGGACGCTGACGTGAAGCTGTCAAAGGCAAATGCCCCAGCCCTGCCGCCACCAGATGCCCTTTATGCCCACGCGGACGGTTCGCTCCGGTACCGGGAGCGCACCGTCAACGCGGAAGATTATCTGGCACAGCAGAACAAGGATGGTGGAGAAGGAGCCGCCATAAGGCTGGCTGCGGACAGGGCACTGAAAGCAACCGACCTCCTGCAGCATGTCTCCGCCCTTTATCGCGCCGGTGCCAAAAGCGTCGTTATCGTCACCAGAACCGGGACCGAATGA